The Leifsonia xyli genomic sequence CACGCCCTTCGCCACCGCACGGATCTTGCCGTGCTGCCGGCTGAGCATGGTGACGATGCGGTCGGCTTCGCCCAGCTTGTGGGTGCGGAGCACGACGGCTTCATCACGATAAGTCGGCACACTCGATTATCCCGCTTTGGGCTGACAAACTGGCGGATGCCGAAGTGATACACATAGGTGGTGAGCAGCACGACCGTCCTGGCCATCCCGCTGTGGGGCGACCTCCTCGCCGTCGGCATCGGCAGCCTCCAGGGCGCGATGTTCGCGGCCGGCTTCCGCGACCGGCGGCTCGACCTCCTCGGCGTCGCGATCATCGGCGTCGCGACCGGCGTCGGCGGCGGCCTGCTCCGCGACATCCTGCTCAACGTCACGCCGGTGGCGCTGCAGTCGAACTGGTACCTCCCGAGCACGGTCGTCGCCGCCCTGCTCGGGATGCTGCTGATCCGCCTGTTCCGGAGGCTGGACCCGCTCATCACCTTCCTGGACGCGCTCACGATCGGCCTGTTCGGGGCGATCGGCGCGAGCAAGGCGCTGGCACTCGGGCTGCCGGAGGTGCCGGCGGTGTTCGTCGGCGTCGTCTCGGCGGTCGGCGGCTCGATCCTCCGCGACATGCTGCTGAACCTGCCGATCGCGCTCATGCACGTCGGCTCGCTCTATGCCGTGGCGGCCGGCGCGGGCACGATCGTGCTGGTCGTCATGATCGACCTCGGCGTCCCGCTGACCGTCGCGGCGATCGTCTGCGTCGTCGTGACGACGGTCATCCGCCTGCTCGCGGTCCGCTTCGGCTGGAGCCTCCCCGAGCAGCGAGAGCTCGGACGCATCCCGCGCATGCGCTGGCCGCGGTTCGCCCGCCGGCAGAGCGCGGCGCAGACCGCCGAGCGCACCGAGACCGGCGCCATCCCGCGCTACCGCATCGACAAGGGCGAGTAGCGCGGGACGGCGGACCGGCTACGCCGAGACCAGCTCGTCGGCCGTGTGCCCGGCGGAGGTGCGCACCGCGCGGTTGACCGCCGAGACGACCGCCTTGAAGGACGCGGTGGTCGTGTCCGCGTCGATGCCGACGCCCCAGCGGCGCTGGCCGTCCACATCCACCTCGACGTACGCGGCCGCCAGCGCGGACTCGCTCGCCGACAGCGTGTGCTGCGAATAGTCGTACAGGTGGGCGTCGACGCCGTGCTGGTGCAGGATGTCGAAGAACGCCGCGATCGGCCCGTTGCCCTCGCCGGTGGCCTTCGAGACGGTGTCCCCGTCGCGCAGCGTCACCGTGAGGACGACGTGCTCGCCCGTCTCGTTCGACGTCGTCGTGGCGCCCAGCTCGAAGCGTCCCCACTTGGCGTCCGGGTCGGACGCGGGAGCCGGCAGGTACTCGTCCTGGAAGATGTCCCAGATCTGGCCGCTGGTGACTTCGCCGCCCTCGGCTTCCGTCTTCGCCTGCACGACGCCCGAGAACTCGATCTGCAGCTTGCGGGGCAGGTCGAGCGCGTGGTCCGTCTTCAGCAGGTACGCGACGCCGCCCTTGCCGGACTGCGAGTTGACGCGGATGACCGCCTCGTAGGAGCGACCCAGGTCCTTCGGGTCGACCGGCAGGTAGGGCACCGCCCAGACCAGGTCGTCGACCGTCACGCCCTCGCGTTCGGCCCGCGCCTCCATGGCCTCGAAGCCCTTCTTGATGGCGTCCTGGTGCGAGCCGCTGAACGCGGTGAAGACCAGGTCGCCGCCCCACGGGCTGCGCTCGCCGACGGGCAGCTGGTTGCAGTGCTCGACCGTGCGCTTGATCTGGTCGATGTCGCTGAAGTCGATCTGCGGGTCGATGCCCTGCGTGAACAGGTTGACGCCCAGCGTGACCAGGTCGACGTTACCGGTGCGCTCGCCGTTCCCGAACAGGCAGCCCTCGATGCGGTCGGCGCCGGCCATGTAGCCCAGCTCCGCGGCGGCGACGGCGGTGCCGCGGTCGTTGTGCGGGTGCAGCGACAGGATGACGTTCTCGCGGTGGTTCAGGTGGCGCGACATCCACTCGATCGAGTCGGCGTAGACGTTGGGCGTCGCCATCTCGACCGTCGCGGGCAGGTTGATGATGACCTTGCGCTCGGGGGTGGGCTCGAAGATCTCCAGCACCTGGTTGCAGATGTCGGCGGCGAACTCCAGCTCGGTGCCGGTGTACGACTCGGGCGAGTACTCGTAGTAGATCGTCGTGCCGGGGACC encodes the following:
- a CDS encoding 2-isopropylmalate synthase, producing MKNTQAPSAMPIHKYRPFHEQIRVDLPDRTWPSQHITQAPRWCAVDLRDGNQALIDPMSPERKRIMFDLLVRMGYKEIEVGFPSASQTDFDFVRSLIEEDAIPDDVTIQVLTQSREHLIKRTYESLVGAKQAIVHLYNSTSILQRDVVFRTDQQGIIDIALSGARLCRQFESLVPGTTIYYEYSPESYTGTELEFAADICNQVLEIFEPTPERKVIINLPATVEMATPNVYADSIEWMSRHLNHRENVILSLHPHNDRGTAVAAAELGYMAGADRIEGCLFGNGERTGNVDLVTLGVNLFTQGIDPQIDFSDIDQIKRTVEHCNQLPVGERSPWGGDLVFTAFSGSHQDAIKKGFEAMEARAEREGVTVDDLVWAVPYLPVDPKDLGRSYEAVIRVNSQSGKGGVAYLLKTDHALDLPRKLQIEFSGVVQAKTEAEGGEVTSGQIWDIFQDEYLPAPASDPDAKWGRFELGATTTSNETGEHVVLTVTLRDGDTVSKATGEGNGPIAAFFDILHQHGVDAHLYDYSQHTLSASESALAAAYVEVDVDGQRRWGVGIDADTTTASFKAVVSAVNRAVRTSAGHTADELVSA